From one Micromonospora siamensis genomic stretch:
- a CDS encoding APC family permease: MSRIAVPWVRMSSYFESSDWARAFRYSAFVGFETSANVAEETVNPARNYPRALFGGLLTAGVVYVLVGLAVSAAVPTRQLTESSGPLLEVVRVADVGVPDWVFSLVALIAVASGALLTSIMTSRLTYGMASDGLLPRPLGRVLPRRRSPWVATLVTFLARAAQLLINEPQVEFGTELTGFHRP, from the coding sequence ATGTCGCGCATCGCGGTGCCGTGGGTGCGGATGTCGTCGTACTTCGAGTCCTCGGACTGGGCGCGCGCCTTCCGATACTCCGCCTTCGTCGGGTTCGAGACGTCGGCGAACGTCGCCGAGGAGACGGTGAATCCGGCGCGGAACTATCCCCGCGCCCTGTTCGGTGGTCTGCTCACCGCCGGTGTCGTCTACGTGCTGGTCGGTCTCGCGGTGTCCGCGGCCGTGCCGACCCGGCAACTCACGGAATCGTCCGGGCCGCTGCTCGAGGTGGTGCGGGTGGCCGACGTCGGCGTGCCGGACTGGGTCTTCAGCCTGGTCGCGCTCATCGCCGTGGCCAGCGGCGCGCTGCTCACCTCGATCATGACCAGCCGCCTGACGTACGGGATGGCCAGCGACGGACTGCTGCCCCGGCCGCTCGGCCGGGTGCTGCCCCGCCGGCGCAGCCCCTGGGTGGCCACGCTCGTCACCTTCCTCGCCCGAGCCGCACAGCTGCTGATCAACGAGCCGCAGGTGGAGTTCGGCACCGAACTGACCGGGTTCCACCGGCCCTGA